One stretch of Streptomyces sp. A2-16 DNA includes these proteins:
- the rpmE gene encoding 50S ribosomal protein L31 has translation MKRDIHPEYVETQVSCTCGASFTTRSTISSGTIRAEVCSECHPFYTGKQKILDTGGRVARFEARFGKAAAKK, from the coding sequence TTGAAGCGCGACATCCACCCCGAGTACGTCGAGACGCAGGTCAGCTGCACCTGCGGCGCGTCGTTCACCACCCGCAGCACGATCTCCAGCGGCACCATCCGCGCCGAGGTCTGCTCCGAGTGCCACCCGTTCTACACGGGCAAGCAGAAGATCCTCGACACCGGTGGCCGCGTGGCCCGCTTCGAGGCCCGCTTCGGCAAGGCTGCTGCCAAGAAGTAG